From a region of the Pseudomonas fulva 12-X genome:
- a CDS encoding MarR family winged helix-turn-helix transcriptional regulator encodes MTMKIEPGLGELLRYVSELVERGAEQHYQEMGLIYRARYTPVLRAIEAGAQTITEITARTHLTQGAISQTVSQMEADGLITRQRGADARKSEIHLAPAGERLMPELIRHWAATFRAIEQLEQDIGHPLRQVLQAAAQALQHQDFSQRLSAAKRPTAGVPGNE; translated from the coding sequence ATGACCATGAAGATCGAACCCGGCCTGGGTGAGCTATTGCGCTACGTGTCCGAGTTGGTGGAGCGCGGCGCCGAGCAGCATTACCAGGAAATGGGCCTCATCTACCGCGCCCGCTATACCCCGGTGCTACGCGCCATCGAGGCGGGCGCGCAGACCATCACCGAAATCACCGCACGCACTCATCTGACTCAAGGGGCGATCAGCCAGACGGTGAGCCAGATGGAAGCGGACGGCCTTATCACCCGCCAACGCGGCGCCGATGCGCGCAAGAGCGAGATTCACCTGGCGCCGGCCGGCGAACGGCTGATGCCCGAGCTGATCCGCCACTGGGCAGCGACCTTCCGCGCTATCGAACAGCTCGAACAGGACATTGGCCATCCATTACGACAGGTGTTGCAGGCGGCCGCCCAGGCCCTCCAGCACCAGGATTTCTCGCAGCGCCTGAGCGCCGCCAAACGACCCACCGCAGGAGTACCTGGTAATGAGTGA
- a CDS encoding CHASE2 domain-containing protein: protein MAKSRLLSSGGAFCLATLLGLCVVFLLDPVPVQKARNAVFDQYQRWQPRPYQDTPVRVVDLDEQSLARIGQWPWPRTQVAEMVERLEKAGAAAVVFDVLFAEPDRTSPEQLLRGNLLPPALATQMAALPAHDEQFAEVLKRSNVVLGFAAEQSLHDGGPPMSRFGLVQQGPSPLTFVPGFQGAARPLPQLEQAARGLGAMTFRPDADGVVRRVPLFVSLGGELRPSLVAEALRVAQRTGRYRLISSDSGVQRVDIGRLQIPTAASGELWVYFTRPQASRSIPAWQVLDGSAPPVAGSIVLVGTSAQGLQDLRFSPLGGIIPGVEVHAQALEQVLTDTLLLRPGWATAVEGLALLLGGLALGLLGLYAPALLSALLMLALVAALNAAAWYGFVAHRVLLDLFTPSLGLLLVYGAASIVRHMAAEREQRWIQEAFSRYVSPNLVNHLVAHPEQLALGGQRQSCSFVFTDITGFTAMMERQEPEAAVSLLNDYLEQVIGIAFRHEGTLDRIVGDAVAIMFSAPIPQADHQQRALACALEINRFAQSYVAALSERGIAFGHTRIAVHSGEVVVGNFGGSVIFDYRALGDPVNTTSRLESLNGQVGTLLCVSAAIREHCPEVPMRPVGEVVLKGKAEAVAVFEPLEAMTMPMNNCDEAYEAAYHLLANGAPEALAAFEALAAQRPKDGLVAYHLQRLRSGEHGNRLVMASK, encoded by the coding sequence TTGGCTAAATCTCGCCTGCTTTCCTCCGGCGGCGCCTTCTGCCTGGCCACGCTGCTGGGCCTTTGCGTGGTGTTTCTGCTCGACCCGGTGCCGGTGCAGAAGGCTCGTAACGCGGTGTTCGATCAGTATCAACGCTGGCAGCCGCGGCCGTATCAGGACACGCCGGTGCGCGTCGTCGACCTGGATGAACAGAGCCTCGCGCGCATTGGCCAGTGGCCCTGGCCGCGCACCCAGGTGGCAGAGATGGTTGAGCGCCTAGAGAAGGCTGGCGCGGCGGCGGTAGTGTTCGACGTGCTGTTCGCCGAGCCCGACCGTACCTCGCCCGAGCAGCTCCTTCGCGGCAACCTGCTACCGCCGGCGCTGGCGACGCAAATGGCGGCGCTGCCGGCCCATGACGAACAGTTCGCCGAGGTACTCAAACGCAGCAATGTGGTGCTCGGTTTCGCTGCCGAGCAAAGCCTGCACGATGGCGGGCCACCAATGAGTCGCTTCGGCCTGGTGCAGCAAGGCCCCTCGCCACTGACTTTCGTGCCCGGTTTCCAGGGCGCAGCGCGGCCGCTGCCGCAGCTGGAACAGGCCGCCCGCGGGCTTGGCGCTATGACCTTCCGGCCCGACGCCGACGGCGTGGTACGCCGGGTGCCGCTGTTCGTGTCGCTGGGCGGCGAATTGCGCCCCTCGCTGGTGGCCGAGGCTTTGCGGGTAGCGCAGCGCACCGGGCGCTATCGGTTGATCAGCAGCGACTCGGGTGTGCAGCGTGTGGATATCGGCCGGCTACAGATTCCCACCGCGGCCAGCGGCGAGCTGTGGGTGTATTTCACCCGGCCCCAGGCGAGTCGCAGTATTCCCGCCTGGCAGGTGCTGGATGGCTCGGCGCCGCCGGTTGCCGGCAGCATCGTCCTGGTCGGCACGTCCGCCCAGGGCCTGCAGGATCTGCGTTTCAGCCCGCTAGGCGGGATCATTCCCGGCGTCGAGGTGCACGCCCAGGCCCTGGAGCAAGTGCTGACCGACACCCTGCTGCTGCGCCCCGGCTGGGCCACGGCGGTGGAAGGCCTGGCCCTGCTGCTGGGCGGCCTGGCGCTGGGCCTGCTGGGGCTGTACGCGCCGGCGCTGCTGTCGGCGCTACTGATGCTGGCGCTGGTCGCCGCGCTGAACGCAGCGGCCTGGTACGGCTTCGTCGCGCACCGCGTGCTGCTCGACCTGTTCACCCCGTCGCTGGGTCTGCTGCTGGTCTACGGCGCCGCCAGCATCGTGCGCCACATGGCCGCCGAGCGTGAACAACGCTGGATTCAGGAAGCCTTCTCGCGCTACGTATCGCCCAACCTGGTCAATCACCTGGTCGCCCACCCGGAGCAACTGGCGCTCGGCGGCCAGCGGCAAAGCTGCAGCTTCGTGTTCACCGATATCACCGGCTTCACCGCGATGATGGAGCGCCAGGAACCGGAGGCGGCGGTCAGCCTGCTCAACGACTATCTGGAGCAGGTGATCGGCATCGCCTTTCGCCACGAGGGCACCCTGGATCGGATCGTCGGCGACGCGGTGGCAATCATGTTTTCGGCGCCGATTCCCCAGGCTGATCACCAGCAGCGCGCCCTGGCCTGCGCCCTGGAAATCAACCGCTTCGCCCAGTCTTACGTCGCGGCGCTGAGCGAGCGCGGCATCGCCTTCGGCCACACGCGCATCGCCGTGCACAGCGGTGAGGTGGTGGTGGGCAACTTCGGCGGCTCGGTGATCTTCGACTACCGCGCCCTCGGCGATCCGGTAAACACCACCTCACGCCTGGAGAGCCTGAACGGGCAGGTCGGCACCCTGCTCTGCGTGTCCGCCGCCATCCGCGAGCACTGCCCCGAGGTACCGATGCGCCCGGTCGGCGAGGTGGTGCTCAAGGGCAAGGCCGAGGCAGTCGCGGTGTTCGAGCCGCTGGAGGCGATGACCATGCCGATGAACAACTGTGATGAGGCCTACGAAGCGGCCTATCACCTGCTGGCAAACGGCGCGCCCGAGGCACTGGCGGCGTTCGAGGCGCTCGCCGCGCAGCGCCCCAAAGATGGGCTGGTGGCCTATCACCTGCAGCGCCTGCGCAGTGGCGA